The genomic DNA ATAGATTATCATTGCAGGAATTATTAAAACTCCCATTAAATGAGATTTAGAAACACCTAAATAATGTGGAAGCAAGCCCATAGCAGTTGAAGTAATAAGGGCAAGAGTAATATAGATAATATTAGCACTATAAATTATTGTAAATATATATAAAATCAATACCATTAAAATTATAACTATAAAAGACAACTTTTTATAATTTATGTTTTGCATTATCTTAGAAAAACTATCCCCTAATTTTAAACATAACATTAATGATATAGATACTGCTACAAGTGCAGTGAATATGAATATTAACAAATGCCAAATACTAAATGTACTTATTAAGTAACTCATATAAACAGCTATTCCACTTCGAGGGTTTCCAATTAGATAAATACATATAAGAGAAAATAAAGTATCAGAAGTGTTTAAACCACTAATTGATGTTAAAAAATTCTCAGTATTGTCTTCACCATCCCCACCAGCTACTGTCTGAGCTATTATACTTCCCTGTGCAGGACCAAAACCTGGTAAAAACCCAAGAATAGCTCCAGATACACCACCTGCAAAAATTCCCCTTAACATATTACTATTCAATTCAAGGTCATAAAATTTGTTTTGATGAGGCATAAAAGATTTATCATTTAAACTAAATAAAATAGTGCTTATTCCAAAGAGACCTGAAAATATACACATCATAGAAAGTCCTGATGATATAGGTGTTTGAAAGATAGTCCAACCTAAAAAACCTGAAAAAATAAATAATATAGATGACCAAAAAAAGGCTTTTTTACCATTACTTAATCTCCAAAGCATATATACTGAAACTAAAAGAAGTATTACAAATGTATAAGGTTTTACAGCTCCTTGTATATTAGGTAAAAAAATTATAAGTATTGGGAGTATTAATATAATGACAATTATTGCTCCAAATCCACCAATAGCAACTATTCTAATAGCTTCTTTAGATCTTCCTTCTAAAACCATTCGATGACCAGGTAATACTGATACTGCAGTTGCTTCATCAGGTACTCCCAAAAATATAGAAGGTATAAATTCTATCAATGCATGTGCAATTGACATAGCTACCAAAAATACACATAAAAATTCTGGTGAAAAAATTCCCAATAAAAAAGCAGAAGATGTAAAAATTATAGCTCCTGCTGTATTAACATGAATTCCTGGAATTAATCCAGTGATTGCACCACATATAACACCTAAAAAGCAAGCAAAAATAAGATCAAACATCCTATCACACCTGCACTTTAATATTTATAGATGAATTAGTAATAATTATATTAATAATTATACAATTATCAATTGAAAAAATAAAAATGAAAAATAAAATAATTAATATTATTTTAAATTTAAATTAATAATAAACTAAAATTAATTTAATATTATTAAATTAAAAATAAATTGATAATATTAAATAAAGTTAAATTAATTAATAATAATTTAGTAAGTTAAAATTAAAATGAAAACTACATCAATCTTCTAACATCAAGAACCTCTACACTGTTGACATTTGGAAGTTTTGCTAATTTTTCCTCTACTATTTCGGTTCCACCTTCGCCATCATCAATGATAAACATCACATTTAAAGCTACTAAACCAAAAGCAATAGGTTCTTCATCTATTTTATGTAATTCAGCATCTTCACTAACAACATTTTGAGCATCAATTTTCATTTGTTCTAGGTCAACATCAGGGCTTTCAGGCATTAATTTTACAGTTGCTACAACTTCTCCCATTTTAAATCCTCCGAATAAAATCATTTTAGAAATTTCGAAATTTATATTATAAATACATAATATAATTTTATCACTTTAATATGATTATATTTTAGTATATATAATATAATTTTATCACTTTAATATGATTATATTTTAGTATATATAATATAATTTTATCACTTTAATATGATTATATTTTAGTATATATAATATAATTTTATCATTTTAGTATATATACCTATATCTTGAGTCATTAGTCTTTTAATTTATTCAAATTTAAAAATTAAACAATAATGAACTAATTTATTTAAAAACCATGTAAAATTATGTGGTGCATAATCTATTGATTTATATAATAAAAATATAGCTAACTTTTTAGGACACATTTATAGATTATTTGAATATAATACTTAAATAAATGCAAGATAAGATATATCTCTATTAATATTTAATTATTTTGGTTTATATTAAGTAAATATTACTAATAAATCGATTATTATCTTAAAAAGATAATTTTAACCGTTTTAAATAAATGATAATAATCAAAAACAGTTTTACATACAAAAATCAATTTATAAATCTATGATCATATTTATTATATATTATCAAATTAATATACCCAATTAATATAATTATTAAGTAGTATATGTTCTAAGGTATTAAGATAAAAAGAAAAAATACCTGAAAATATTAGAATAAGAAATATTGAAGTAAATATTTTTATGGTCCTTCAAAACCACAATCACAAACATAAGTGTGACCAAAAGTACGACATTTATCACATCTTGCTATTAATTCACCACATTCAGGACATGGAAACTCAACATAAGTATCAATCAATGGAATTTCTTGTTTACAAGATTTACATTCTACTTTTTTCATTTTATTCACCTCTAATTAATGTATATTTAAAATTATAATTATCTTTATAATTATTATCACTTATTCTGTCACCATTTTCAACTCCAATAAGAGATAAAACTCTCTCAGGGAAGTTTCCATTAACAACAAAACAATTAGTACCGAATTCAAGTAATAACTCACCAAGCATTAAGTCAACTGATGTTTCATTAAAAGTTAGTAGTTTTTTAGCATCAATTTCATCAAAAAATTTTGACCCAACACTATTTGGTTCTCGGCTATATATACCATCTACATTTGTAGCTATTAAAAGTTTCGATTTTAAGATATTTGAAACATAAGCAGAAATTGAATCTGAAGTTATATTCCAAGAATGAGGAATAAAACTATTACCCTTTAAAAAATCTGAACATAATAATATGGGAATATTTCCAGAATCAACAACTTTTTCAGCCTCTTCAAGAGAATAAACAAGTTTTGTAAAATTTAATTTATCATTTAGGAGTTTAGCTATTATATCCATAGCATTAACAGCTGTTTCATGAGTTATATCATTGGAAAATTCAGTTTCAAAATCATACTTACGAATAAGGTTTGCAAATTCTCCTCCACCAGTTATTATTATACAATTTCTTCCTTTTAATGATTCTAATAATTTTATAGCTTTCTCTGGAAAAAGGCTTCCTCCAATTTTAATCACCCATTCAATGATTATTACACCTCTAATATGTAAACTAATAATTTAATAAAATTAATTTAAGAAAATAAAGCTAGATACTAAATATAAATACTAAATATAAAGATTAAGACTGAATTTAAAGACTAAACTGAATATAAAGACTAAATTAAATATAATAAAATACTTATAATAAAATACTAGGAATATAATAAAGTATGATGAATATTATACTAAGTTTAATACAATTTAAATTAAATATATAGTAAATTAAATTATATACTTAGCTTAACAATTTCAAATTCTGAGTCACTTTATCAATTATTTCATCAGTATCAGGACCAACACCCAAACAAGTTATAGTAGATGTAGGTAACTCAGTTCTACCAGCATCTTTTACCATAAAATTAGGAACATTATTTTTTTTAGCTATCTCTTTTATCTCAAACAACTCTTCTAAGCTATTTACTTTTACTATAACCTTTTTTTGACCTTCTTGTTCCCAAAGCCTAATTTTATTAGGGTCTGATTTTTTATATGCACCTAAACAAGCATGACAAGCTTGAGCAGCAGTTTTACCCTTAGACATCTTCAAATCATTTCTTACTACAATAACCTGTTTCATTAAATTACACCTATATTATTTTTAATGTATATTTTAATATATATTTTTAATAAAAGTTTTTAATAAATCTGTTTTTAATAAATCTAGAATTACTCTAAATTTAAGGATATATTTTAATTGCTAAATTAAAATTATAATACATTACGAATAATATATTTATTAAAATATATTTATTAAACTAATAGTATAAATTTATAATAATATAAGTTATGATAATATATCTTATAATGATAGAATTTATGATAATTTATTTAACAATAAAATTATTTTAATAATATAATTAATAAATTTAATGATATATTTAATAAATTATCTAAATATATTTAATTATACAGATTATAATATAATTTCTAATAATTTCTAATAATTTTTAATAATTTTTAATATATTTTTTATTTACAGGTGATAAATTGAGTAGAATTTCCATATTAGACCATGATCGATGTCAACCCAAAAAATGTAATTACACATGTATTGAATATTGTCCAGGAGTCCGTATGGAAGAAGACACAATAATAATTGATGAAAAAACAAAAAAACCATTAATATCAGAAGAATTATGTTCTGGGTGTGGTATATGTACAAATCGTTGCCCATTTAATGCTATAAGTGTTATTAATCTTCCTGAGGCTCTTGATAATTCTATTCATAGGTTTGGGCAAAATATGTTTGAATTATTTGGACTTCCTACTCTTAGTGAAGGATCAGTTATCGGTATCCTTGGACCAAATGGAATTGGAAAATCAACAATAATGAGAATTCTCTCAGGAGAAATGATTCCAAACCTTGGAAATTGGGAAAACCCTGCTGATAATTGGGATGAAATAATAGATTATTATAAAGGTTCACAACTTCAAAGTTACTTTAAAAACTTATCAGAAGGGAAAATAAAAGTTATACACAAACCACAAATGGTTGATCAACTTCCTAAATTTGTAAAAGGAAATGTTTCAGAACTTTTATCAAATGCAGATGAAAGGAACAAATTTGAAGAAGTTATAGAAACATTAGATCTTGAAAATGTTCTTAATCGAGAGATAACTAATTTAAGTGGAGGGGAACTTCAAAGAGTTGCAATAGCTGCATCATATGTAAGAGAAGGAGATTTTTACTATTTTGATGAACCCACTTCATGGTTAGATGTTCGTCAACGTTTAAATGCTGTTAAAGTCATAAGGTCTCTTGCAGAAGATGGAAAATCAGTCATGGTAATTGAACATGATTTAGCTACATTAGATGCTATATCAGATTATATTAATATTCTATACGGTCAAACTGGAGCTTATGGAGTAGTTTCTCAGATGAAAGGAGTTAGAATTGGGATAAATGCATATATTAATGGTTTCTTAAAAGAAGAAAATGTCAGAATCCGAAAACAGCCAATCGAATTTAGTATTAGGCCTCCAACACCTGAAGATGAAGGAGAATCCATAGTGTCATATACTAACTTAAAAAAATCATATGATGGATTTTCATTAACTGCAGAATCAGGAGAGATATTTCATGACGAAATAGTAACTGCATTTGGTTCAAATGGTATTGGAAAAACAACTTTTGCAAAAATATTAGCTAATGAAGTAAAACCCGATGAGGGAGAAGTTGAAGAAGACATAAAAATAGCTTATAAACCACAATACATTGTTTCTGACTTTGAAGGCAGAGTAGAAGATTTCTTATATATGAATGCTCCAAGCTATGGATCAAATATTTTTAAAACAGAAATTATGAAGCCATTCTCACTTGAAGATATTTTAGATAAACAAGTAAATGAATTAAGTGGTGGAGAACTGCAAAGGCTTGCTGTAGCCACTACTTTATCAAAAGACGCAGATATATATCTTTTTGATGAGCCAACGGCTTTTCTTGATGTAGAACAAAGATTAATAGCTGGAAAAGCTATTAGAAAAATTATAGAAAGTAAAAATACAGCTTCACTCATCATAGACCACGACATTGTATTTATAGATTATATAAGTGATCGAGCAATGGTTTTCCAAGGTGAGCCAGGACTCAAAGGAAAAGCAAGTAAACCAATGGATCTAAGAACATCAATGAACAAATTCCTAAAAGACCTAAAAATCACATTTAGAAGAGATAAAGAAACAAAAAGGCCAAGAGTAAACAAGTTAGACAGTTATCTTGATAGAGAACAAAAAGAAATTGGAGAATATTACTATTTAAAAGATAAATAAAGTATAAAGCTAAAGTTTTTCCATGTTTAAAGTATTATATTCTTTTTAAGTAATTATTAAAAAGAATAATAATTCCCTAAAAGATTATATCTATCTATAAAATATAATTATTATTGCTGGAGTTCCAGATTGAATTATTGGTATCGTGAAATAAGAAGACTCTTTTAATAATACGCCTTATCTTCAATTTATAAGAAAATGCCTTAATAGGTATCTTTAATTTCTTATAAACTATTAAAAGAAACACTTTCAACTTATTAAAAATAGTCCAAATTATCATATTAAACCAAAAAACATTATAAATATAATAGTAATAAAAAAATTAAAAAATAAAATAATTTAATAATTTAATTAATAAAAAAATGGCTTTGTAGAAATCCTAATTTTTTATATTTGAAGTTTCATTTTTTTTTTGAAAAATTTATTCTTTAATTTTCAAATAAACTATCCTTTTTTTCTTTAAATTTTTATATTTTAGTTTATATTTAGTTATTTTGAAATTTAAGGATTATAAAGATATAAATATTAATAATGAGAATATATATTATTATGAAACGCAAAAGTACATACTCTCAGTTTAATGATTTAATTTCAAGACAATTAAATCTTTTCGGATTTTAACTTTGAAAAGCCTGAAAAATTATATTAAAAAATTTAAAAATCAATGCATCACTGATTTAAATGAAAATAAACTTATAAATTTCATTATTTATACTTATAATTAATGCTAAAATCTGTTTAAAAAAGATCAGCACAAATAAGCTAAAAAAAAAAGGATTTCTACAAAGCCAAAAATAATATAAAAAATAATAATAAAAATTAAAATATAAATAATAAAATATAAATATGGAGGAAAAAAATAAATAAATCCTCCTAAAAAAAAAAAATTTTTAATTATTGTTTTCTTCTTAAGCTGATTCCAAATATACTTATCAATACTAGTATAATAGCTATTATTGGTATTCCTGTTTTTTTCATAGTAGCTATTGCTACTGGATTATCAGTTGTTTTATTGTCATTACCATTAGTATTATTAGTGTTGTTGGTGTTGTTTTTGGTTTCAAATTCAGCAAATGCTAGATTACTAAAGTAATTTTCATTATCTGATAAAGCTGTAATCTTATGTTTACCAGG from Methanobrevibacter arboriphilus JCM 13429 = DSM 1125 includes the following:
- a CDS encoding tripartite tricarboxylate transporter permease, which encodes MFDLIFACFLGVICGAITGLIPGIHVNTAGAIIFTSSAFLLGIFSPEFLCVFLVAMSIAHALIEFIPSIFLGVPDEATAVSVLPGHRMVLEGRSKEAIRIVAIGGFGAIIVIILILPILIIFLPNIQGAVKPYTFVILLLVSVYMLWRLSNGKKAFFWSSILFIFSGFLGWTIFQTPISSGLSMMCIFSGLFGISTILFSLNDKSFMPHQNKFYDLELNSNMLRGIFAGGVSGAILGFLPGFGPAQGSIIAQTVAGGDGEDNTENFLTSISGLNTSDTLFSLICIYLIGNPRSGIAVYMSYLISTFSIWHLLIFIFTALVAVSISLMLCLKLGDSFSKIMQNINYKKLSFIVIILMVLILYIFTIIYSANIIYITLALITSTAMGLLPHYLGVSKSHLMGVLIIPAMIIYFEMFI
- a CDS encoding elongation factor 1-beta, whose protein sequence is MGEVVATVKLMPESPDVDLEQMKIDAQNVVSEDAELHKIDEEPIAFGLVALNVMFIIDDGEGGTEIVEEKLAKLPNVNSVEVLDVRRLM
- a CDS encoding zinc finger domain-containing protein; this encodes MKKVECKSCKQEIPLIDTYVEFPCPECGELIARCDKCRTFGHTYVCDCGFEGP
- a CDS encoding amino acid kinase family protein translates to MEWVIKIGGSLFPEKAIKLLESLKGRNCIIITGGGEFANLIRKYDFETEFSNDITHETAVNAMDIIAKLLNDKLNFTKLVYSLEEAEKVVDSGNIPILLCSDFLKGNSFIPHSWNITSDSISAYVSNILKSKLLIATNVDGIYSREPNSVGSKFFDEIDAKKLLTFNETSVDLMLGELLLEFGTNCFVVNGNFPERVLSLIGVENGDRISDNNYKDNYNFKYTLIRGE
- the pth2 gene encoding peptidyl-tRNA hydrolase Pth2, with product MKQVIVVRNDLKMSKGKTAAQACHACLGAYKKSDPNKIRLWEQEGQKKVIVKVNSLEELFEIKEIAKKNNVPNFMVKDAGRTELPTSTITCLGVGPDTDEIIDKVTQNLKLLS
- a CDS encoding ribosome biogenesis/translation initiation ATPase RLI; this encodes MSRISILDHDRCQPKKCNYTCIEYCPGVRMEEDTIIIDEKTKKPLISEELCSGCGICTNRCPFNAISVINLPEALDNSIHRFGQNMFELFGLPTLSEGSVIGILGPNGIGKSTIMRILSGEMIPNLGNWENPADNWDEIIDYYKGSQLQSYFKNLSEGKIKVIHKPQMVDQLPKFVKGNVSELLSNADERNKFEEVIETLDLENVLNREITNLSGGELQRVAIAASYVREGDFYYFDEPTSWLDVRQRLNAVKVIRSLAEDGKSVMVIEHDLATLDAISDYINILYGQTGAYGVVSQMKGVRIGINAYINGFLKEENVRIRKQPIEFSIRPPTPEDEGESIVSYTNLKKSYDGFSLTAESGEIFHDEIVTAFGSNGIGKTTFAKILANEVKPDEGEVEEDIKIAYKPQYIVSDFEGRVEDFLYMNAPSYGSNIFKTEIMKPFSLEDILDKQVNELSGGELQRLAVATTLSKDADIYLFDEPTAFLDVEQRLIAGKAIRKIIESKNTASLIIDHDIVFIDYISDRAMVFQGEPGLKGKASKPMDLRTSMNKFLKDLKITFRRDKETKRPRVNKLDSYLDREQKEIGEYYYLKDK